In the Prochlorococcus marinus str. MIT 9312 genome, TGTTTTTGGGCCTCTTGAATTAAGGCATTTGCGATTGGATGTCTGCTTTCCTTTTCTAAACTGGCAGCAATTCTTAATAAGTATGTATGATCGTTATTATTTTTATAATCAACGATGAAAAGCTTACCTTTTGTTAATGTACCAGTCTTATCAAAAATAATATGATTAATTTTTGAAGCCATCTCTATTTTGTCACCTCCTTTGAATAAAACCCCTTTTTTTGCGGCTTTACCTGATGCGACAGTGATTACTGTTGGTGTGGCTAAACCTAATGCACAAGGACAAGCTATTACTAAAACAGCAATTGACAATTGAATTGCTAAACTCAGGAAATTCTCAGCATTACTACCAAGAGAACTATGAAGTGTGTGGCTTGAATTTGTTAATAATTGATGATGATTGTGACTTAATAAATCAGGCCAAATGTGTTTTGCCCCCTTCCACCAAAAAAAGAAACTTAAAGTGGCAAATATAAGTACAAAGTAAGTAAATTTTCCTGCAATTTTGTCAGCAATTCTTTGAATTGGAGGTTTATTAGCGTTTACAGACTCAATAAGACTTACTAGTTGTGCAAGAGAAGAATCCCCGCCGACCTTCTGTACTTTTAGTCTAAGAGTTGAATTAAGATTTAAAGACCCACTGGATAACTTTTCACCTTCTTTTACTTCGATAGGTTTGGATTCTCCAGTAATATGTGAAACATCAACATATGAATTACCCTGAGTAACAATGCAGTCAGCAGGGACTCTGTCACCTGCTAAAATTTGAATCTCTTGATCAGGCTTTAAAGCATTGACTCTTATTGACTTTATTTGATTATCTTTTGTGTAGATATTTGCCATTTCAGGTTGAAGATCTAATAACTCTCCAATTGATGAACCAGTTTGATATCTAGCTCTTTCTTCTAAGAAACGCCCAATCAATATAAAACCTAAAAGCATAACTGGTTCATTAAAAAAACAAGGAAAACCACTAGCAGGGAATATTAAGGATAGAAGACTTGTTATATAAGCGCTAGTTACTCCAAGAGCTACTAAAGAATCCATATCCGGACGATTCTTTATAAATGATTTAAATCCATTAATAATTATTCTTCTTCCTGGAAATAATAAAGCTATTGTTGCTAATGAGGCATGAAAAAATATATTACCTAATATTGGAAAATTTATATATTTTCCTTCTGCCAGATGACCTAAACCTGAAAATAGTAAAAGTAATAGAGCAAAAGTTAGCTTTTGCCATTGATTATTCCATTTCTTTTTTTTTGATAATTCTTCTTTATTTATTTTTTTTGAAAAATCATTTATGTAAATCTTTGATGGGAAACCATTCTCTTTAAGTTTTTCGAGAACTGTTTCTATTTCTATATGTTTATAGCTAATTTCAAAATATGCACTTTCAGTGAGTAAGTTAACAGAAACATTTTCAATACCATCAGAATTATTTAATATTGTTTCAACAGTACTAACGCAACCACCGCACTTCATTCCTGTAATGCTTAATTGAATGCTCTCCTTTCTTATCACAATAGAAGCAAATTAATTCTTGGTTTCATTTGTAATTATAATAAAAAATGTAATAGACTTTTTAAATAGTTATTTTAAATTACTATAATAATTTTATTGATTTAAAGCAGTGCCTAGTAATCAAAACAGAGACAATTTTATTGATAAAGCTTTTACTGTAATTGCTGAATCAATAGTTAAAATAATGCCTATTGAAGAGAAAGAAAAAAAGGCTTACATCTACTATAGAGATGGGCTGGCAGCCCAAAATAATGGAGATTATTCCGAAGCATTAGAGTATTACAAAGAGAGTTTACTACTTGAAGAAAATAAAATAGATAGGGGTGAGACTCTTAAAAATATGGCAATTATATTTATGAGTAATGGTGAAGAGGATTTGTCTATAGAAACTTATGAAAAAGCATTGGTAGAAAATCCTAAACAGCCATCATGCCTAAAAAACATAGGTTTAATTTATGAAAAAAGAGGGAGAAATGCTGAACAAAATGGTGATTTAGATCAGAGAGATATATGGTTTGATAAAGCTGCTGAAGTTTGGACTAAAGCAGTAAAATTATATCCTGGGGGGTATCTTGATATTGAGAATTGGCTGAAAAACTCAGGAAGAAGTTCAATTGATATGTATCTCTAATATTTTTACTCTGATAAAGAATATTCAACTGCTTCTTTAATATTCGAAATCTCTTTGATATTGATTAAATTTTGAAAATTATTTAGATCCTCCTCTAATTTTGGCACTACGATATTTTTGATTCCTAGTCTTGCAGCCTCTTCTATCTTTGTTCGAAGGTTATTCGATTTTCTAACTTGACCGCTCAAACCCAATTCTCCAATAAATGAGCTATTGGCCAAAGGAGGAATATTTTTTAAACTTGATAAAATTGATATGGCTACACCTAAGTCAGATGAAGGATCATTAATTTCAAAACCACCCCCAGTAGCTACATAACAATCAAATTCAGATAATTTAATGCCGACGTGTTTTTCAATAACAGCTAGAATTTGATGTAATCTGTTAATGCTAATTCCAGTTGTGGTTCGTCTTGGGTTACTGTAGAAAGTTTTATTTACCAGTGCTTGTATATCAACTGCAAATGGTCTAGTACCTTCTTTTGTAATCGTGGTTGTCACACCTGCAATATTCTCTTTATTTGTAAAGATTGAACTTGGGTTTTTTACCTCCCGTAAGCCTTTTTCAAGCATTTCAAAAATTCCAATTTCAAAGGTAGATCCAAATCGATTTTTTATACTTCTTAGTAATCTATGAGAGGAAATATTATCTCCTTCAAAGTTTATTACTGCATCAACTAAATGCTCTAGAGTTTTTGGACCAGCTAAAGTCCCATCTTTGGTGACATGACCAATTATTAGAAGTGCAATATTATTTTGTTTAGCGAGATTCTGTAATTCAGATGAACATTCTCTAACTTGAGAAACTGATCCTGGCGAACTTTCCATCTCATGATTATGGATGGCTTGAATACTATCGATAATTGCGAAACTTGGATTTACACGTTTTATCTCTTTAATTATTAGAGATAAATTGGTTTCTGCAAAAATTTTTAAATCTATACTATTTTGATTTAATCTTTCCCATCTGATTTTTACTTGTTCTAAAGATTCCTCGGCAGTTACGTATAAAACTTTCTCGTTGAGAGATATTTTTCCTGCTGATTGAAGAACTATTGTGCTTTTACCTATCCCTGGCTCTCCTCCAAGTAACACAACAGATCCAGGGACTATCCCGCCTCCAAGAACTCGATCAAACTCATTAAAACCACTTGTAAATCTTGATATTTTTTTAGATGAAATTTCATTAAATGGTATAGCTTTTTGACTATTATTTACACCTTGATGCTTAGATCTCTTGCTTTTAATTTCTTCAACAATGGAATTCCATGAGTTGCAATTAAGGCATTTCCCAAAGTATTGAGAAGTTTCAGTTCCGCAATTTTGACAAATAAAAGTTGACAATTTGCTAGACATTTAGTTTTTAAAAAAGTACATGGAACTAGAATGTTTGGGATATTGCCCCTCTACAAGTTAGATTAGGTTAATAACAAATTCTCATACTGATTAGCTAATAGAAACAAATGGCTGGATCTAGTCAAACTAAAGAAACAATCCTTGTCGCAGATGATGAGGCAAGTATTAGAAGAATTCTGGAGACGCGTCTCTCCATGATTGGCTACAAAGTTGTAACTGCAAGTGATGGTAAAGAAGCACTAAAGTTATTTAAAGATTATGAGCCTGATCTAGTAGTACTAGACGTCATGATGCCAAAGTTAGACGGTTATGGAGTGTGTCAAGAATTAAGGAAAGATTCTGATGTTCCAATTGTTATGTTAACTGCATTAGGAGATGTTGCAGAT is a window encoding:
- a CDS encoding heavy metal translocating P-type ATPase, which translates into the protein MIRKESIQLSITGMKCGGCVSTVETILNNSDGIENVSVNLLTESAYFEISYKHIEIETVLEKLKENGFPSKIYINDFSKKINKEELSKKKKWNNQWQKLTFALLLLLFSGLGHLAEGKYINFPILGNIFFHASLATIALLFPGRRIIINGFKSFIKNRPDMDSLVALGVTSAYITSLLSLIFPASGFPCFFNEPVMLLGFILIGRFLEERARYQTGSSIGELLDLQPEMANIYTKDNQIKSIRVNALKPDQEIQILAGDRVPADCIVTQGNSYVDVSHITGESKPIEVKEGEKLSSGSLNLNSTLRLKVQKVGGDSSLAQLVSLIESVNANKPPIQRIADKIAGKFTYFVLIFATLSFFFWWKGAKHIWPDLLSHNHHQLLTNSSHTLHSSLGSNAENFLSLAIQLSIAVLVIACPCALGLATPTVITVASGKAAKKGVLFKGGDKIEMASKINHIIFDKTGTLTKGKLFIVDYKNNNDHTYLLRIAASLEKESRHPIANALIQEAQKQNLSLFPIKKILTHSGRGISGELESVEGLINIGNIEWLLSKGIVIDNNAKKVIENEETQTHTIIGVSIKDKLLGFILLGDLLREDSIKTVQNLRQNKFKINILSGDRKQTVLALAKKIGFKETEVKWNLLPHMKLKTIENLKIDNKVAMVGDGINDVPALASSDLGIAVGSGTQIAKANADIVLMGDQLNGLPYSLNLAKKTMRKIKQNLIWAFGYNLLAIPIAAGILFPKYDILLTPSIAALLMATSSITVVINALSLD
- a CDS encoding photosystem I assembly protein Ycf3; translated protein: MPSNQNRDNFIDKAFTVIAESIVKIMPIEEKEKKAYIYYRDGLAAQNNGDYSEALEYYKESLLLEENKIDRGETLKNMAIIFMSNGEEDLSIETYEKALVENPKQPSCLKNIGLIYEKRGRNAEQNGDLDQRDIWFDKAAEVWTKAVKLYPGGYLDIENWLKNSGRSSIDMYL
- the radA gene encoding DNA repair protein RadA: MSSKLSTFICQNCGTETSQYFGKCLNCNSWNSIVEEIKSKRSKHQGVNNSQKAIPFNEISSKKISRFTSGFNEFDRVLGGGIVPGSVVLLGGEPGIGKSTIVLQSAGKISLNEKVLYVTAEESLEQVKIRWERLNQNSIDLKIFAETNLSLIIKEIKRVNPSFAIIDSIQAIHNHEMESSPGSVSQVRECSSELQNLAKQNNIALLIIGHVTKDGTLAGPKTLEHLVDAVINFEGDNISSHRLLRSIKNRFGSTFEIGIFEMLEKGLREVKNPSSIFTNKENIAGVTTTITKEGTRPFAVDIQALVNKTFYSNPRRTTTGISINRLHQILAVIEKHVGIKLSEFDCYVATGGGFEINDPSSDLGVAISILSSLKNIPPLANSSFIGELGLSGQVRKSNNLRTKIEEAARLGIKNIVVPKLEEDLNNFQNLINIKEISNIKEAVEYSLSE